The following is a genomic window from Neodiprion lecontei isolate iyNeoLeco1 chromosome 4, iyNeoLeco1.1, whole genome shotgun sequence.
TAGAGGCCTCAAAAATATTCTCTCCaagtatgagctcttaattttaataggaaggtcctccgcctcgcagttttctatttttttcttatggtgaggaagaaaaatacatatctcggTATCTactatttatataaaaaaaaatctgtatcatattttcgtaggaaattgaattctctacaaaaaaggtctcttacaattttgTTGTATAACTCACTGTTCAGAAgatattcatcgtcaaacttcaatgcacactattttttttatataaatagtAGATAccgagatatgtatttttcttcctcaccataagaaaaaaatagaaaactgcgGGGCGGAGGACCttcctattaaaattaagagctcatacttGGCGAGAATATTTTTGAGGTCTCTAACAACCAAGTTTTCGGagtacaaagtgaaaaaaaaaatagtcgatttttttggcccaccctaatACATATACTACATGTTACGTAGCGATAatcttcaaatttattcaaatcaaacCAATCTTATCGGAATACCGAATTCTGAAACTGTATACCTATTATAAGTCGAATTGACGAAAGactttgtgagaaaaaaatgctatcaaaacaaaatagaatatataacaaataaaatgaagaatgaaacgatattaaataactaataataataataatgataatgatgataaaaatgcAAGTACAtattaatttgttttaattatgtTCGATCACAgtcaaaatgaataaattaaaaacgcAATTAGGTACGAAAATTCCgggaaaaatttctcactcAAATATTTGTTTGCTTCACTTTGCTCCGGTCGCCACTGATACAACATCGTGTATTTTGTACGTGATCGAAAATACACGAAACGCAAAATGCaaggaaatattttatatacagtTTACAGCCATAATCACACGTTGTAAAACACTGTCTGTGCCTGACCTGATTATCATTATACATTTTACATTTGTTGGTATGTATATTTCGTTTTATACGTGTATGGAAAGATCAACCTTTTCTTTTACATTCATTTCTAATATCAAATTTGTCTATGCAAACGTCAATCTGCATCTTTGATCCCAAACTGTGAATACAGTAATGTAAAATAACATTCACGTTTAATTGagatatatacctatatatatatgtatgcgttTAGATATAGAATGCGGTCAATTGAAAATGTTATTTATTCACGTCAATACTGCCCGTATTAggtatattacacatataatatacaattgcTGTATCAGACTCGCACGGGAGCTTGCCGAAAACCGCAGCGGCGAATGTGttgtgaaaatcaaaaaataaatcaaagcAAATGAAATATTCCATGTACGCGAATACCGCGCGACTCGTATACTGAAACTTCCATTTATAATGATCTACGTTTAACGTTAATTATAATAGCAGGTAAGAGTACCGCATAATTGTAAcggttaattattattaatattaatattattattaccatcatcacaaatattattatgaaaaCACACGAAATTATATtgacaagaaataaaaataatgagcaaacaaacaaacataaatgataaaataatcgaATGGAAGGTAAATTGATGGATGTAATATATGCTCGCAGGCGAGTGAAATGAATCGATATATGCATGTAACTAATGAAAAACCGAATGTAGAAAACATGTATGAACATTAAACATGTAATACGTAagaggtatatatatatatatatatatatatgtatgtatatatataggacAAATTTATCGACGGTCGTTGATGGCTTCTCTTCACATTTCACCCATCAATTCAATGtagagaataataaaatcttTGAACAGATGTTAATAGTGTCGGTTTCAAGACAGCGAGAAGTATGAATGTCAAATTATGATCAACAAGACGGAGGACCCATTTTATTGGTTGGACATATTCACtaattcttttctctttattttcgcAACGatgttgaaaatcaattacaatcATCGAAAAAGAAAGTTCTATcggtacaatttttatcaagcGATCCAAAGACGAATTACGGCGCGacaattattcttttttctttccactaTGACTATAAATTTGTGTGGTTCGAATGTTAAACCATTCTCATTCGACTAACATAGGTGTAATTTGTGCTTGAAAATAATCCTGTACGATGGTTGAATGCCGAGAAACTGTTTCAGTCGTCGTTAATAATTAGTTGTCACATAATCCGAAGACAGTGGAAATTATAGTGAAATCATTTCGGTAATTATGTTATCTAACCACGGGTTGTCATAACATGATGGCAGATCATAACGAACGGCACTGAAACACTTAGTCATGAAATTACTCGTGTAACGGGATGATAATCCAGATTTGACGGGTGTACATCTAACATCACGCTCTGTAATGTATGACGATGGTCGCTGCAATATCTCTCGAATTATCGGTCTCTAAGTTTAATTACAGAGTTACGTCATCATTAGTTATACGTCTTATTTCTCGGATGATATTTCTCGATATAGCGAAACTTAAGCTATATTAACGTGTAAATTGTGCTTCTGGAGACTTTTAGACTGTTTGTTGTAAAGAGGAATCCGTTGTTCGGAGGTGATCGTTAAGAGAACCTTCACGGTACGATGGatacaatatttatacacaaaACATTTTCCAGGGAACAATCATCATAAATGCTTAGCGTCAACAGCATTTCACTTAATACTATCGGCTTAAATTTTTCGTACGTTCAAATAGAGACCGCCATCCGATGACAAAATAAGGGCCTTCGGATCGAGGCGCATCGGGATCAGGGTTCGCTCGCAGGGCGTCACCTCGTACTTGGAGAGGATCTTGACGAGGCCGAGTTTCGCTTGGAGGAGTCCGAACCGAAGACCTTGAAGTAAATCAGAGAAGCGTCATGTCATGTCGCACGACGTCGAACCGAGCTCTCCATTTTTACCACATCCTTACCGATACAGTTGTGAGGACCGTCTCCGAAAGGCATGTAGATACAAGAGGCCCGATTCTGCTTGTTTTCCTCGTTGAACCGCTCTGGGTCGTACTTGAAGGGTTCCGGAAAATATTCCGGATCATAGTGGAGTCCGAACATAGGGATGTAAGTCGGTGTTCCCTTTTCTATGACGAAGTCAGTCCCCGGAACTTTGTAATCGACCATTGCTACCCTGTCGAGGAACGGCAGAGGGGGATATTTGCGGAGGGTTTCCTTCACGACCATATCCAGGTACGGAAGATTCATTACCTATAATTCAGTCGCGGAAAAGTAACTATCACATATTAGTAAATCCAAGGAATATACCCACCATATCATAGCTGAGCTTTCCTCCACTCTCATCGAGAGCTGAACTGATCTCGTCGCGGAGTCGTCGCTGAAGATTTGGCTGCAAGGCCAGTTCGTACATCGAGAAGGACATCGCGGTAGACGACGTTTCGAACCCTGCTGTGAAGAAGACCGCTGCCTGGGCCACCAGGTTGTCTCCGTCGAATACTATGAACAGAACGAACATGTATGTATCCGAGAGGACGAATTGCAGTTTTTGTGTTCTGGTTTCCAAGGCAAAGTCAGGAACTAGGAAGTAGTCTGCATCTATTCGAGGAAACCGGAACCATCGACACGCATTGCCTTAGCCAGGTGGAAAACGAACTCACTGAACGCGTCAGGATCTTTTTCGTCACTCTCGGCCTGGGCTTTCTTCAACTCGATGAGAGTGTCGATGAGGTCGTTTCTGCAGTCACCGCTCTTCATCCTGTCGTCGATGGCGCCCCACAAAGCCTTCCGCAAAAAGTCTGAGCAACTCTGCTCAAAGAATTTGAATCCCAATGGCTTGACGATACCAGGAACAAAAAAGAATGTGGATAGCTCTAGAGCGCGTCTGTAGTTGAAGGTGAATACTTTTCTACCAAATTTTCTGAACTCCGCTTCCGGATTGTTCAGGGAATTAACCTGAAGGCCGTAGGCGCAAGAGCCGACCACGTCTGTGGTGTACTTGGCACAAGTCTCCTTCAGCTCGATCACTCGGCCTTTGCCTTcgtgaaaaagagaagaaaaaattgaacagaGGTCTGCGAGGAGAAAGCTGAATTCGCACCTACCATGCAAGTTCAGGGTCTCAAGGTGAGTGTCCAGATCCTCGGCCACGGCAGCCATCAAATAAAACATCTTTTTCAGCTTTCCAGAGCTGAAAACTGGCGTAAGTTTGTTGCGCAGAATCCGCCAATGCGggttttttattgaaaacagaTTTGCGGTACCCAAGGTGTCGGTGTCGCTTGCAGCAACAAATCGGTCCGAAAAGTAGTTGAAGTCTTTGATGagcacattttttattatcacagGGTCCCGGATGAGGAGAGCTGGTTTGTCGAAAACGTAGAAGCCCAGGTACTTCAAGCCCTTCCCCTTGTCGTAGAGATCTTTGAGAAATTCGCCGGCTGATCTCCGGAAGAGCAAGCAGTCCTTAAAGTTCCCGACGAAAGCTGTCGGTTGTAGTTCAAACACTCCTTGTTTCTCCCAGTATTTGAAGTTCCGCGTCATGTAAAGGTACGCCGAAAATATCAGCGACAGCAATACCAGGATACCGTCGAGTCCCCAGTACCATGTTAGCAGAGCCATCTTAGTCCTGTCCAATGACGATCAAAACACCAgtttatttccattttattctaaatatatcaccgaAGTGAAACTTTCATCGAAGCAGCGAAAAAAGCTGGGTGCTTAGTGAAAATTAGTTGCACATTGGATTTGTAAGTACTTTCTACAGTTTCATTTATCTGACATAACTTAATCACCAGTAAGTTGTAACAAAAGTATGAAGATGTTGGCAGTTCGACGTCACGTAGAAAGGTGAGTACAAGATTTGTGTTTAATCGTATacagataattagagaaataTTACCAACTAATTGAAGTCTACTATCAAACCCGGAAACGTCTAAATAGCGGGCGTCGCTTATTTCCGGATTTTACGAATCTTTCGAAATTCTCGTTAACAATCAGCGTGTATACTTAGTCTTTTGATATTAAAGATCCAAAGGATGTAAAGATTAGTGAATTATACTATCCGCAAAATGCAGTAAGGCTTAAGATGCACTTACCTGAAATAATTGTATTGCACGTATCGAGTGAAAATGAGAGCAGAATTGCCAGGTTCGAACAACCCAAGCCGCTGTGAAACTGAAATGGAAACGCAGTTTTCATACTACTTGAGCTGCATTAAATGAGGGGACCGGTTCCTTTGCAGCGTGCAGTTCCCTCTCTTCGAGCTCGGATAACACGAAGCTGTCCTTCAATCTGCAAAACAAATAACTAGTATGTAGCAGTAGCAACCGAGTATGCAAAAATTGCATGTTGTTATCTGTTCTTTCACTGCGTACGTGCAACTGTTCCAAAGACattgtttgttttcattttaagAATGATAATTGTGTTcattaaatatgaaataaagaaaattgttacCATGAAGTTGTGACCTGTACCGGAGGTATAGTAACTAACAGCAAGAattaacataaatatatgtttataACCAAGCTCACGATAATATTGTTATGTTCACGATACTTAACCCTTTAATTCACGCAGGGTTGCTCAGCGttccacttttttctttttctagctatttattaattaaactACTGTTTTGGTTCCACGTGGTCCCCGAAATATTTCCaagtcttgaaaaaaaaatacaaaatttgtcgattcatttactttttacaaaaatagCACATGTAACCAAATGGTCGAAATTCGTACTTTtccacggaaaaaaaaacattttctgcTAAACTGCCCTTAAATCCGGAATTCCAATTCTTACACAAACTTAATACACATCAAAAAATcgtacagaattttttcaaaatttttcttcttgattttGTCTGTCCACCatattgaatttataatttaaatttttttaatttcgtgtcaagattcgtaatcagcgatcccCAAAGCCCAtgaatgcaaaatttcaagtgaatcgcATGTAAAGTAAAATGTTTGCATGTAAGGGTTAAACTTCCTGTGACTACAGAATTTTTACTTTACAATCAGTGTGTCTTTCGAACCTATTAGGAGTACAACAGTATCAGATTTATGATTCCAAAATCTTCAGTTCAGCTGATTACTTCGATCATATCGACGCAtatcttcttattttcttaaaa
Proteins encoded in this region:
- the LOC107216863 gene encoding cytochrome P450 6k1; translated protein: MALLTWYWGLDGILVLLSLIFSAYLYMTRNFKYWEKQGVFELQPTAFVGNFKDCLLFRRSAGEFLKDLYDKGKGLKYLGFYVFDKPALLIRDPVIIKNVLIKDFNYFSDRFVAASDTDTLGTANLFSIKNPHWRILRNKLTPVFSSGKLKKMFYLMAAVAEDLDTHLETLNLHGKGRVIELKETCAKYTTDVVGSCAYGLQVNSLNNPEAEFRKFGRKVFTFNYRRALELSTFFFVPGIVKPLGFKFFEQSCSDFLRKALWGAIDDRMKSGDCRNDLIDTLIELKKAQAESDEKDPDAFIFDGDNLVAQAAVFFTAGFETSSTAMSFSMYELALQPNLQRRLRDEISSALDESGGKLSYDMVMNLPYLDMVVKETLRKYPPLPFLDRVAMVDYKVPGTDFVIEKGTPTYIPMFGLHYDPEYFPEPFKYDPERFNEENKQNRASCIYMPFGDGPHNCIGLRFGLLQAKLGLVKILSKYEVTPCERTLIPMRLDPKALILSSDGGLYLNVRKI